The Lycium barbarum isolate Lr01 chromosome 9, ASM1917538v2, whole genome shotgun sequence genome has a segment encoding these proteins:
- the LOC132608870 gene encoding endonuclease III homolog 1, chloroplastic-like isoform X2: MSRSFLRHTAYLSSLPFPIRFISFTAMPKARQNHVMQNPGSEVVGIVPKKRVRKRRVEIIAKEVKTESPDEKFLRHPDIEDFANKSDNIYSRSIQRPANWERVIEGIRRMRSSEHAPVDSIDPDEGMTSLQPKERRFAELVGSLLSSQTKGHEATQRLLENSLLSAGAMDKADEDTIKSLIYPVGFYTRKAKHLKQVAKICISKYDGDIPSSVDELLLLPGVGPKIAHLVMIMAWNKVEGICVDTHVHRVSNRLGWVSRPGTKQGTRSPEETRVSLQQWLPKEEWVSINLLLVGFGQTICTPLRPRCAKCTVSELCPSAFKEISSPKKKL; the protein is encoded by the exons ATGTCACGCTCTTTTCTTAGACACACTGCATATCTCTCTTCACTTCCATTTCCAATTCGATTCATTTCCTTTACAGCAATGCCAAAAGCACGACAAAATCATGTGATGCAAAACCCAG GTTCTGAAGTTGTTGGCATTGTTCCTAAGAAGAGAGTGAGAAAAAGGAGAGTGGAAATTATAGCCAAAGAGGTTAAGACAGAATCTCCAGATGAAAAA TTTCTCAGGCATCCAGACATTGAAGATTTTGCAAATAAAAGTGACAATATTTATTCTCGGTCAA TTCAACGTCCTGCCAACTGGGAAAGGGTCATTGAAGGGATACGCAGAATGAGATCATCAGAACATGCGCCTGTGGACTCCATTGACCCGGATGAAGGGATGACTTCTCTTCAACCTAAG GAAAGAAGATTTGCTGAACTGGTTGGGTCATTGTTATCAAGCCAGACAAAGGGTCATG AAGCAACTCAACGGCTCCTCGAAAATAGTTTGCTGAGTGCTGGCGCAATGGATAAAGCTGATGAAGACACCATAAAGAGCTTGATATACCCG GTTGGATTTTACACAAGAAAGGCTAAGCACCTAAAACAAGTTGCAAAGATATGTATCTCTAAATATGATGGAGACATTCCTAGTTCAGTGGACGAGTTGCTTCTACTTCCAGGTGTTGGTCCGAAGATAGCTCACTTG GTTATGATTATGGCATGGAACAAAGTTGAAGGGATTTGTGTAGACACCCACGTGCATCGTGTTAGCAATCGGCTTGGTTGGGTCTCACGGCCTGGAACAAAGCAG GGAACAAGATCCCCCGAAGAGACTAGGGTCTCCTTGCAGCAATGGCTTCCAAAAGAAGAATGGGTTTCCATTAATTTGCTTTTG GTAGGCTTTGGACAGACCATATGTACTCCTCTGAGACCTCGCTGTGCAAAATGCACGGTAAGTGAACTCTGTCCATCGGCATTTAAGGAGATATCAAGCCCCAAGAAGAAACTTTGA
- the LOC132610604 gene encoding inactive protein RESTRICTED TEV MOVEMENT 1-like, producing the protein MDMNKVGPVGGRRGGTIWDEKGRDQVAGIYVSYSKDTVYSLQFLFYENGKLIQSDKHGGDRCENFYAVVFDYPSEFLTSLSGSYNDYAYPPVLQAIKFSTSKGSYGPFGLVKPSSDAKHFNFQIENHRLFGGFHGTKTSYAVESIGIYVKPIISSIINLKDLRVKDEKEDV; encoded by the coding sequence ATGGACATGAACAAAGTTGGGCCAGTGGGAGGACGTAGAGGTGGAACCATTTGGGATGAAAAGGGACGAGACCAAGTTGCTGGGATTTATGTTTCCTACAGCAAAGACACAGTCTATTCACTTCAGTTCTTGTTCTATGAGAATGGCAAGTTGATACAATCAGACAAGCATGGTGGTGATCGCTGTGAGAACTTCTATGCAGTTGTCTTTGATTATCCATCAGAGTTTCTTACTTCTCTAAGCGGTTCCTACAACGACTATGCGTACCCTCCAGTTCTGCAAGCTATCAAATTTAGCACCAGCAAGGGTTCCTATGGACCATTTGGACTTGTGAAGCCTTCATCTGATGCCAAACACTTCAACTTTCAGATAGAAAATCACCGTCTTTTTGGTGGTTTTCATGGCACCAAGACTAGCTATGCCGTTGAGAGTATTGGTATCTATGTGAAGCCCATCATATCCTCCATAATCAACTTGAAAGATCTTCGAGTGAAGGATGAGAAAGAAGATGTTTAA
- the LOC132611570 gene encoding inactive protein RESTRICTED TEV MOVEMENT 1-like — MDLVKVGPAGVQSQRGTLWDEKGREEVAQMFAAYNHNTIYSVQFLFYENSKLVSEKHGVDRGSNFNSVVLDYPSERLTSISGSFRLSVNGTQSTLSSISFGTKKGSYGPFGSNATDDRHFNFQIGKHGTFGGFHGSGQHT; from the coding sequence ATGGATTTGGTGAAAGTTGGTCCAGCGGGAGTACAATCTCAAAGAGGAACCCTTTGGGATGAAAAGGGACGAGAAGAAGTAGCCCAGATGTTTGCTGCATACAATCATAACACAATTTATTCAGTGCAGTTCCTCTTCTATGAGAATAGCAAATTAGTGTCTGAAAAACACGGTGTTGATCGTGGTTCAAACTTCAATTCAGTTGTGTTGGATTATCCATCAGAGCGTCTCACTTCGATAAGTGGTTCATTTCGATTATCGGTAAATGGAACTCAAAGTACTTTGAGCTCAATATCATTTGGAACCAAAAAGGGCTCCTATGGACCATTTGGGAGTAATGCAACTGATGACAGACACTTCAACTTTCAGATAGGAAAGCATGGTACTTTTGGTGGATTTCACGGCAGCGGGCAGCATACGTGA
- the LOC132609867 gene encoding inactive protein RESTRICTED TEV MOVEMENT 1-like: protein MVRNRGSMGMVKVGPAGELGESGTRWDEKGRGEVAQIFVSYNHNTICTLQFLFFDENGKSMLSKRHGVDGGVNFNSALFDYPSEFLTSISGSIRALRNGDSILSSITFGTNKGSYGPFGTILADAIDFNFQIGNYPSFGGFHGSTNNSHGIESIGVYMKPITISIPNSKDSPFKVIAGGVAEAAPAEEKNEENEESDENIESFLFD from the exons ATGGTAAGAAACAGGGGAAGTATGGGTATGGTCAAAGTTGGTCCAGCGGGAGAACTGGGAGAATCAGGAACCCGTTGGGATGAAAAGGGACGAGGAGAAGTAGCACAGATTTTTGTTTCCTACAATCATAACACTATTTGTACACTGCAGTTCCTTTTCTTTGATGAGAATGGCAAATCAATGTTGTCAAAGAGGCATGGTGTTGATGGTGGTGTAAACTTCAATTCAGCTCTTTTTGATTATCCATCAGAGTTTCTTACTTCCATCAGTGGTTCAATCCGAGCATTGAGGAATGGAGATAGTATTTTGAGCTCAATAACATTTGGAACCAACAAGGGTTCCTATGGACCATTTGGCACAATTTTAGCTGATGCCATAGACTTCAACTTTCAGATAGGAAATTATCCTTCTTTTGGTGGTTTTCATGGCAGTACAAATAATAGTCATGGCATTGAGAGTATTGGAGTCTATATGAAGCCCATCACAATCTCCATACCCAATTCTAAAGATTCTCCATTTAAG GTGATCGCAGGTGGAGTAGCAGAAGCAGCCCCAGCTGAGGAGAAGAATGAAGAGAACGAAGAGAGTGATGAAAATATAGAATCATTTCTCTTTGACTAG
- the LOC132610603 gene encoding inactive protein RESTRICTED TEV MOVEMENT 1-like, which produces MDMNKVGPVGGRRGGTIWDEKGRDQVAGIYVSYSEDTVYSLQFLFYENGKLIQSDKHGGDRCENFYAVVFDYPSEFLTSLSGSYDDNAYSPVLQAIKFSTSKGSYGPFGLVKPSSDAKYVISSSAAKHFTFQIGNHRLFGGFHGTKTKYAVESIGIYVKPIISSIINLKDLRVKDEKDV; this is translated from the coding sequence ATGGACATGAACAAAGTTGGGCCAGTGGGAGGACGTAGAGGTGGAACCATTTGGGATGAAAAGGGACGAGACCAAGTTGCTGGGATTTATGTTTCCTACAGCGAAGACACAGTCTATTCACTTCAGTTCTTGTTCTATGAGAATGGCAAGTTGATTCAATCAGACAAGCATGGTGGTGATCGCTGTGAGAACTTCTATGCAGTTGTCTTTGATTATCCATCAGAGTTTCTTACTTCTCTAAGCGGTTCCTACGACGACAATGCGTACTCTCCAGTTCTGCAAGCTATCAAATTTAGCACCAGCAAGGGTTCCTATGGACCATTTGGACTTGTGAAGCCTTCATCTGATGCCAAATACGTCATATCTTCATCTGCTGCCAAACACTTCACCTTTCAGATAGGAAATCACCGTCTTTTTGGTGGTTTTCATGGCACCAAGACTAAGTATGCCGTTGAGAGTATTGGTATCTATGTGAAGCCCATCATATCCTCCATAATCAACTTGAAAGATCTTCGAGTGAAGGATGAGAAAGATGTTTAA
- the LOC132608870 gene encoding endonuclease III homolog 1, chloroplastic-like isoform X1 — MSRSFLRHTAYLSSLPFPIRFISFTAMPKARQNHVMQNPGSEVVGIVPKKRVRKRRVEIIAKEVKTESPDEKFLRHPDIEDFANKSDNIYSRSIQRPANWERVIEGIRRMRSSEHAPVDSIDPDEGMTSLQPKERRFAELVGSLLSSQTKGHEATQRLLENSLLSAGAMDKADEDTIKSLIYPVGFYTRKAKHLKQVAKICISKYDGDIPSSVDELLLLPGVGPKIAHLVMIMAWNKVEGICVDTHVHRVSNRLGWVSRPGTKQGTRSPEETRVSLQQWLPKEEWVSINLLLSEDSSTEDEFSLPSGYSCFSFVAMAFTGRLWTDHMYSSETSLCKMHGK, encoded by the exons ATGTCACGCTCTTTTCTTAGACACACTGCATATCTCTCTTCACTTCCATTTCCAATTCGATTCATTTCCTTTACAGCAATGCCAAAAGCACGACAAAATCATGTGATGCAAAACCCAG GTTCTGAAGTTGTTGGCATTGTTCCTAAGAAGAGAGTGAGAAAAAGGAGAGTGGAAATTATAGCCAAAGAGGTTAAGACAGAATCTCCAGATGAAAAA TTTCTCAGGCATCCAGACATTGAAGATTTTGCAAATAAAAGTGACAATATTTATTCTCGGTCAA TTCAACGTCCTGCCAACTGGGAAAGGGTCATTGAAGGGATACGCAGAATGAGATCATCAGAACATGCGCCTGTGGACTCCATTGACCCGGATGAAGGGATGACTTCTCTTCAACCTAAG GAAAGAAGATTTGCTGAACTGGTTGGGTCATTGTTATCAAGCCAGACAAAGGGTCATG AAGCAACTCAACGGCTCCTCGAAAATAGTTTGCTGAGTGCTGGCGCAATGGATAAAGCTGATGAAGACACCATAAAGAGCTTGATATACCCG GTTGGATTTTACACAAGAAAGGCTAAGCACCTAAAACAAGTTGCAAAGATATGTATCTCTAAATATGATGGAGACATTCCTAGTTCAGTGGACGAGTTGCTTCTACTTCCAGGTGTTGGTCCGAAGATAGCTCACTTG GTTATGATTATGGCATGGAACAAAGTTGAAGGGATTTGTGTAGACACCCACGTGCATCGTGTTAGCAATCGGCTTGGTTGGGTCTCACGGCCTGGAACAAAGCAG GGAACAAGATCCCCCGAAGAGACTAGGGTCTCCTTGCAGCAATGGCTTCCAAAAGAAGAATGGGTTTCCATTAATTTGCTTTTG AGTGAGGATAGCTCAACTGAAGATGAATTTTCTCTCCCCTCTGGTTATTCTTGCTTCAGTTTTGTGGCTATGGCCTTTACAGGTAGGCTTTGGACAGACCATATGTACTCCTCTGAGACCTCGCTGTGCAAAATGCACGGTAAGTGA